The Mytilus trossulus isolate FHL-02 chromosome 3, PNRI_Mtr1.1.1.hap1, whole genome shotgun sequence genome contains a region encoding:
- the LOC134712559 gene encoding rho guanine nucleotide exchange factor 7-like isoform X12, whose protein sequence is MEKDREEKTPSTDLSGDFDMIVNEINEFINILEVRGQELEQQQAEENRQQSQHQTESEESEECDTPPFQSARNTIILVENNEEPIYETCHNEQENPYEAIPALAHLATVTASTSSPAKSQKPELKPKPKHLLKMVEPSSQNPKRVKALHNFSGSNNDELCFNKGDIITVTQMVEGGWWEGTLNGKTGWFPNNYTKEIKSDIANRSSITKGPDMGVYKRESTQLYHNVVFQNLIETEKTHVQEMTMVLQNYIHPLQNSGILTPVEYTKLVGNLDDILAFQNNFLSSIEDCMKQLPHLRRIGGVFMKHAPRLKELYLEYCSNHPRAVAIVQSKRDELNKYMEQDGAPPGAMILTTNLYKPFTRLDKYPSLLKELERHIEESHVDRGDTQRAIAIYRDVSNACMEIRKVKEMEYEILTSAIKGWEGEEMSKFGEVLHLSQVHVFTSSGEKYDRIFVLFPNMLVMLSMSPRLSGYTYEGQIPLSGLNVSTCDDEENFPNSFEISGNMIEKITVTCGTNTEVKAWLDHLKQQANYTSGTTKPQSLQVCLNTLQEQMKLLKNGGSMETSSGQNKPENQKISTSQPSISLLTKAKTAMVTHSTWSMSCLRPSPPLRQIPYNKEDGIRSPRMGRKPVRRKPDDPRTMEEDSLILRVIEAYCTSAKTRNTVNSSEEEKIIVDDGGDPTMLQEKSLVDTVYSLKDQVKALETEHKRMKRDLEEETKARKRLETNMKKFIKTRTDMLDENLM, encoded by the exons ATGGAGAAAGATCGTGAGGAAAAAACACCAAGTACTGATCTGTCAGGGGATTTTGACATGATTGTTAATGAAATTAAcgaatttattaatattttagaagTGAGGGGCCAAGAACTAGAACAACAACAAGCTGAAGAAAATCGTCAACAATCCCAACATCAAACTGAATCAGAAGAAAGTGAAGAATGTGACACTCCTCCTTTTCAGTCGGCTCGAAATACTATTATACTTGTTGAAAACAACGAGGAACCAATATATGAAACATGTCACAATGAGCAAGAGAACCCTTATGAAGCTATCCCAGCATTAGCTCACTTAGCAACAGTTACAGCATCAACAAGTTCTCCTGCTAAAAGTCAAAAGCCAGAGTTAAAACCAAAgccaaaacatttactaaaaatGGTAGAGCCAAGCTCACAGAACCCTAAAAGGGTCAAGGCACTACATAACTTCTCTGGATCAAATAATGATGAG CTATGTTTCAACAAAGGGGACATCATAACAGTGACACAGATGGTTGAAGGAGGTTGGTGGGAAGGTACACTGAATGGTAAAACTGGATGGTTTCCTAACAACTATACCAAAGAAATTAAATCTG ataTTGCCAACAGATCTTCAATAACTAAAGGGCCAGACATGGGAGTATATAAGAGAGAAAGTACACAGTTATACCACAATGTT GTTTTTCAGAATCTGATAGAAACAGAGAAAACCCATGTACAGGAAATGACAATGGTACTACAGAACTACATACATCCTTTACAGAATTCTGGCAT attAACTCCTGTGGAGTACACTAAACTAGTAGGAAATTTAGATGACATATTAGCATTCCAAAACAATTTTCTATCTTCAATAGAAGACTGTATGAA ACAATTACCTCATTTAAGAAGAATTGGTGGtgtttttatgaaacatgctcCAAGattaaaagaattatatttagaatattgtTCCAATCATCCTAGAGCTGTAGCTATTGTTCAGAGTAAAAG agatgaattaaataaatatatggaGCAGGATGGTGCTCCGCCTGGTGCTATGATCTTAACCACAAATTTATATAAACCTTTCACACGACTAGATAAATATCCCAGCCTTCTCAAAGAATTAGAGAGACACATAGAG GAAAGTCATGTAGACAGAGGGGATACCCAGAGAGCTATAGCTATTTATAGAGACGTATCA aatGCTTGTATGGAAATAAGAAAAGTGAAAGAAATggaatatgaaatattaactaGTGCAATTAAAGGTTGGGAAGGGGAG GAGATGTCAAAGTTTGGTGAAGTACTACATTTATCCCAAGTTCATGTATTCACATCTTCTGGAGAAAAGTATGacagaatatttgttttatttcctaACATGCTGGTCATGTTATCAATGAGTCCAAGATTAAGTGGTTATACTTATGAG GGACAAATTCCACTCAGTGGTCTAAATGTAAGCACATGTGATGATGAGGAAAATTTTCCAAATAGTTTTGAAATTTCAG GGAACATGATAGAGAAAATTACAGTAACATGTGGAACTAATACTGAAGTAAAAGCATGGTTAGACCATTTAAAACAGCAGGCTAACTATACCTCAGGGACAACCAAACCACAAAGTCTTCAAGTATGTCTAAACACCTTACAGGAACAGATGAAGCTCTTAAAAAACGGGGGATCAATGGAGACTAGTAGTGGTCAAAATAAACCTGAAAATCAAAAA atctCAACTTCACAACCTAGTATTAGTTTGTTAACGAAGGCAAAAACTGCCATGGTAACACATTCCACATGGTCAATGTCATGTCTACGACCTTCACCACCTCTCAGACAGATTccatataataaagaagatggCATCAGAAGTCCAAGAATGGGCAGAAAACCAGTCCGACGAAAACCAG atgaccCTAGAACAATGGAAGAAGATTCCTTAATTTTACGAGTGATAGAAGCTTATTGTACCAGTGCTAAGACGAGGAATACAGTTAATTCAT CTGAAGAAGAAAAGATAATAGTGGACGATGGAGGGGACCCAACCATGTTACAAGAAAA GTCACTTGTGGATACAGTTTACTCATTAAAAGATCAGGTCAAAGCTTTAGAAACA GAACATAAGAGAATGAAGAGAGATTTAGAAGAAGAAACAAAAGCTAGAAAAAGATTAGAGACTAACATGAAAAAGTTTATTAAAACTAGAACAGATATGCTGGATGAAAATCTTATGTGA
- the LOC134712559 gene encoding rho guanine nucleotide exchange factor 7-like isoform X8 codes for MEKDREEKTPSTDLSGDFDMIVNEINEFINILEVRGQELEQQQAEENRQQSQHQTESEESEECDTPPFQSARNTIILVENNEEPIYETCHNEQENPYEAIPALAHLATVTASTSSPAKSQKPELKPKPKHLLKMVEPSSQNPKRVKALHNFSGSNNDELCFNKGDIITVTQMVEGGWWEGTLNGKTGWFPNNYTKEIKSDIANRSSITKGPDMGVYKRESTQLYHNVVFQNLIETEKTHVQEMTMVLQNYIHPLQNSGILTPVEYTKLVGNLDDILAFQNNFLSSIEDCMKQLPHLRRIGGVFMKHAPRLKELYLEYCSNHPRAVAIVQSKRDELNKYMEQDGAPPGAMILTTNLYKPFTRLDKYPSLLKELERHIEESHVDRGDTQRAIAIYRDVSNACMEIRKVKEMEYEILTSAIKGWEGEEMSKFGEVLHLSQVHVFTSSGEKYDRIFVLFPNMLVMLSMSPRLSGYTYEGQIPLSGLNVSTCDDEENFPNSFEISGNMIEKITVTCGTNTEVKAWLDHLKQQANYTSGTTKPQSLQISTSQPSISLLTKAKTAMVTHSTWSMSCLRPSPPLRQIPYNKEDGIRSPRMGRKPVRRKPDDPRTMEEDSLILRVIEAYCTSAKTRNTVNSSVTKERFTLVRPLPKPNLTPIKETGSQDTVLQVPLKEVINIVKPMPTDRYVRRDVGTQAILMNPHVLIAEEEKIIVDDGGDPTMLQEKSLVDTVYSLKDQVKALETEHKRMKRDLEEETKARKRLETNMKKFIKTRTDMLDENLM; via the exons ATGGAGAAAGATCGTGAGGAAAAAACACCAAGTACTGATCTGTCAGGGGATTTTGACATGATTGTTAATGAAATTAAcgaatttattaatattttagaagTGAGGGGCCAAGAACTAGAACAACAACAAGCTGAAGAAAATCGTCAACAATCCCAACATCAAACTGAATCAGAAGAAAGTGAAGAATGTGACACTCCTCCTTTTCAGTCGGCTCGAAATACTATTATACTTGTTGAAAACAACGAGGAACCAATATATGAAACATGTCACAATGAGCAAGAGAACCCTTATGAAGCTATCCCAGCATTAGCTCACTTAGCAACAGTTACAGCATCAACAAGTTCTCCTGCTAAAAGTCAAAAGCCAGAGTTAAAACCAAAgccaaaacatttactaaaaatGGTAGAGCCAAGCTCACAGAACCCTAAAAGGGTCAAGGCACTACATAACTTCTCTGGATCAAATAATGATGAG CTATGTTTCAACAAAGGGGACATCATAACAGTGACACAGATGGTTGAAGGAGGTTGGTGGGAAGGTACACTGAATGGTAAAACTGGATGGTTTCCTAACAACTATACCAAAGAAATTAAATCTG ataTTGCCAACAGATCTTCAATAACTAAAGGGCCAGACATGGGAGTATATAAGAGAGAAAGTACACAGTTATACCACAATGTT GTTTTTCAGAATCTGATAGAAACAGAGAAAACCCATGTACAGGAAATGACAATGGTACTACAGAACTACATACATCCTTTACAGAATTCTGGCAT attAACTCCTGTGGAGTACACTAAACTAGTAGGAAATTTAGATGACATATTAGCATTCCAAAACAATTTTCTATCTTCAATAGAAGACTGTATGAA ACAATTACCTCATTTAAGAAGAATTGGTGGtgtttttatgaaacatgctcCAAGattaaaagaattatatttagaatattgtTCCAATCATCCTAGAGCTGTAGCTATTGTTCAGAGTAAAAG agatgaattaaataaatatatggaGCAGGATGGTGCTCCGCCTGGTGCTATGATCTTAACCACAAATTTATATAAACCTTTCACACGACTAGATAAATATCCCAGCCTTCTCAAAGAATTAGAGAGACACATAGAG GAAAGTCATGTAGACAGAGGGGATACCCAGAGAGCTATAGCTATTTATAGAGACGTATCA aatGCTTGTATGGAAATAAGAAAAGTGAAAGAAATggaatatgaaatattaactaGTGCAATTAAAGGTTGGGAAGGGGAG GAGATGTCAAAGTTTGGTGAAGTACTACATTTATCCCAAGTTCATGTATTCACATCTTCTGGAGAAAAGTATGacagaatatttgttttatttcctaACATGCTGGTCATGTTATCAATGAGTCCAAGATTAAGTGGTTATACTTATGAG GGACAAATTCCACTCAGTGGTCTAAATGTAAGCACATGTGATGATGAGGAAAATTTTCCAAATAGTTTTGAAATTTCAG GGAACATGATAGAGAAAATTACAGTAACATGTGGAACTAATACTGAAGTAAAAGCATGGTTAGACCATTTAAAACAGCAGGCTAACTATACCTCAGGGACAACCAAACCACAAAGTCTTCAA atctCAACTTCACAACCTAGTATTAGTTTGTTAACGAAGGCAAAAACTGCCATGGTAACACATTCCACATGGTCAATGTCATGTCTACGACCTTCACCACCTCTCAGACAGATTccatataataaagaagatggCATCAGAAGTCCAAGAATGGGCAGAAAACCAGTCCGACGAAAACCAG atgaccCTAGAACAATGGAAGAAGATTCCTTAATTTTACGAGTGATAGAAGCTTATTGTACCAGTGCTAAGACGAGGAATACAGTTAATTCAT CTGTAACTAAAGAAAGGTTCACTCTTGTGAGGCCATTACCTAAACCAAATCTTACTCCTATCAAAGAGACAGGTTCACAAGACACAGTTTTGCAAG TGCCTTTGAAGGAAGTGATCAACATAGTTAAGCCTATGCCAACAGATAGATATGTTCGACGAGATGTTGGTACTCAAG CTATACTGATGAATCCTCATGTGTTGATAGCTGAAGAAGAAAAGATAATAGTGGACGATGGAGGGGACCCAACCATGTTACAAGAAAA GTCACTTGTGGATACAGTTTACTCATTAAAAGATCAGGTCAAAGCTTTAGAAACA GAACATAAGAGAATGAAGAGAGATTTAGAAGAAGAAACAAAAGCTAGAAAAAGATTAGAGACTAACATGAAAAAGTTTATTAAAACTAGAACAGATATGCTGGATGAAAATCTTATGTGA
- the LOC134712559 gene encoding rho guanine nucleotide exchange factor 7-like isoform X13, with translation MVEPSSQNPKRVKALHNFSGSNNDELCFNKGDIITVTQMVEGGWWEGTLNGKTGWFPNNYTKEIKSDIANRSSITKGPDMGVYKRESTQLYHNVVFQNLIETEKTHVQEMTMVLQNYIHPLQNSGILTPVEYTKLVGNLDDILAFQNNFLSSIEDCMKQLPHLRRIGGVFMKHAPRLKELYLEYCSNHPRAVAIVQSKRDELNKYMEQDGAPPGAMILTTNLYKPFTRLDKYPSLLKELERHIEESHVDRGDTQRAIAIYRDVSNACMEIRKVKEMEYEILTSAIKGWEGEEMSKFGEVLHLSQVHVFTSSGEKYDRIFVLFPNMLVMLSMSPRLSGYTYEGQIPLSGLNVSTCDDEENFPNSFEISGNMIEKITVTCGTNTEVKAWLDHLKQQANYTSGTTKPQSLQVCLNTLQEQMKLLKNGGSMETSSGQNKPENQKISTSQPSISLLTKAKTAMVTHSTWSMSCLRPSPPLRQIPYNKEDGIRSPRMGRKPVRRKPVRTHSQDEYDFKSRWRQYDPRTMEEDSLILRVIEAYCTSAKTRNTVNSSVTKERFTLVRPLPKPNLTPIKETGSQDTVLQVPLKEVINIVKPMPTDRYVRRDVGTQAILMNPHVLIAEEEKIIVDDGGDPTMLQEKSLVDTVYSLKDQVKALETEHKRMKRDLEEETKARKRLETNMKKFIKTRTDMLDENLM, from the exons atGGTAGAGCCAAGCTCACAGAACCCTAAAAGGGTCAAGGCACTACATAACTTCTCTGGATCAAATAATGATGAG CTATGTTTCAACAAAGGGGACATCATAACAGTGACACAGATGGTTGAAGGAGGTTGGTGGGAAGGTACACTGAATGGTAAAACTGGATGGTTTCCTAACAACTATACCAAAGAAATTAAATCTG ataTTGCCAACAGATCTTCAATAACTAAAGGGCCAGACATGGGAGTATATAAGAGAGAAAGTACACAGTTATACCACAATGTT GTTTTTCAGAATCTGATAGAAACAGAGAAAACCCATGTACAGGAAATGACAATGGTACTACAGAACTACATACATCCTTTACAGAATTCTGGCAT attAACTCCTGTGGAGTACACTAAACTAGTAGGAAATTTAGATGACATATTAGCATTCCAAAACAATTTTCTATCTTCAATAGAAGACTGTATGAA ACAATTACCTCATTTAAGAAGAATTGGTGGtgtttttatgaaacatgctcCAAGattaaaagaattatatttagaatattgtTCCAATCATCCTAGAGCTGTAGCTATTGTTCAGAGTAAAAG agatgaattaaataaatatatggaGCAGGATGGTGCTCCGCCTGGTGCTATGATCTTAACCACAAATTTATATAAACCTTTCACACGACTAGATAAATATCCCAGCCTTCTCAAAGAATTAGAGAGACACATAGAG GAAAGTCATGTAGACAGAGGGGATACCCAGAGAGCTATAGCTATTTATAGAGACGTATCA aatGCTTGTATGGAAATAAGAAAAGTGAAAGAAATggaatatgaaatattaactaGTGCAATTAAAGGTTGGGAAGGGGAG GAGATGTCAAAGTTTGGTGAAGTACTACATTTATCCCAAGTTCATGTATTCACATCTTCTGGAGAAAAGTATGacagaatatttgttttatttcctaACATGCTGGTCATGTTATCAATGAGTCCAAGATTAAGTGGTTATACTTATGAG GGACAAATTCCACTCAGTGGTCTAAATGTAAGCACATGTGATGATGAGGAAAATTTTCCAAATAGTTTTGAAATTTCAG GGAACATGATAGAGAAAATTACAGTAACATGTGGAACTAATACTGAAGTAAAAGCATGGTTAGACCATTTAAAACAGCAGGCTAACTATACCTCAGGGACAACCAAACCACAAAGTCTTCAAGTATGTCTAAACACCTTACAGGAACAGATGAAGCTCTTAAAAAACGGGGGATCAATGGAGACTAGTAGTGGTCAAAATAAACCTGAAAATCAAAAA atctCAACTTCACAACCTAGTATTAGTTTGTTAACGAAGGCAAAAACTGCCATGGTAACACATTCCACATGGTCAATGTCATGTCTACGACCTTCACCACCTCTCAGACAGATTccatataataaagaagatggCATCAGAAGTCCAAGAATGGGCAGAAAACCAGTCCGACGAAAACCAG TGAGAACACATTCTCAGGATGAGTATGACTTTAAATCCAGATGGCGACAGT atgaccCTAGAACAATGGAAGAAGATTCCTTAATTTTACGAGTGATAGAAGCTTATTGTACCAGTGCTAAGACGAGGAATACAGTTAATTCAT CTGTAACTAAAGAAAGGTTCACTCTTGTGAGGCCATTACCTAAACCAAATCTTACTCCTATCAAAGAGACAGGTTCACAAGACACAGTTTTGCAAG TGCCTTTGAAGGAAGTGATCAACATAGTTAAGCCTATGCCAACAGATAGATATGTTCGACGAGATGTTGGTACTCAAG CTATACTGATGAATCCTCATGTGTTGATAGCTGAAGAAGAAAAGATAATAGTGGACGATGGAGGGGACCCAACCATGTTACAAGAAAA GTCACTTGTGGATACAGTTTACTCATTAAAAGATCAGGTCAAAGCTTTAGAAACA GAACATAAGAGAATGAAGAGAGATTTAGAAGAAGAAACAAAAGCTAGAAAAAGATTAGAGACTAACATGAAAAAGTTTATTAAAACTAGAACAGATATGCTGGATGAAAATCTTATGTGA
- the LOC134712559 gene encoding rho guanine nucleotide exchange factor 7-like isoform X4, with protein sequence MEKDREEKTPSTDLSGDFDMIVNEINEFINILEVRGQELEQQQAEENRQQSQHQTESEESEECDTPPFQSARNTIILVENNEEPIYETCHNEQENPYEAIPALAHLATVTASTSSPAKSQKPELKPKPKHLLKMVEPSSQNPKRVKALHNFSGSNNDELCFNKGDIITVTQMVEGGWWEGTLNGKTGWFPNNYTKEIKSDIANRSSITKGPDMGVYKRESTQLYHNVVFQNLIETEKTHVQEMTMVLQNYIHPLQNSGILTPVEYTKLVGNLDDILAFQNNFLSSIEDCMKQLPHLRRIGGVFMKHAPRLKELYLEYCSNHPRAVAIVQSKRDELNKYMEQDGAPPGAMILTTNLYKPFTRLDKYPSLLKELERHIEESHVDRGDTQRAIAIYRDVSNACMEIRKVKEMEYEILTSAIKGWEGEEMSKFGEVLHLSQVHVFTSSGEKYDRIFVLFPNMLVMLSMSPRLSGYTYEGQIPLSGLNVSTCDDEENFPNSFEISGNMIEKITVTCGTNTEVKAWLDHLKQQANYTSGTTKPQSLQISTSQPSISLLTKAKTAMVTHSTWSMSCLRPSPPLRQIPYNKEDGIRSPRMGRKPVRRKPVRTHSQDEYDFKSRWRQYDPRTMEEDSLILRVIEAYCTSAKTRNTVNSSVTKERFTLVRPLPKPNLTPIKETGSQDTVLQVPLKEVINIVKPMPTDRYVRRDVGTQAILMNPHVLIAEEEKIIVDDGGDPTMLQEKSLVDTVYSLKDQVKALETEHKRMKRDLEEETKARKRLETNMKKFIKTRTDMLDENLM encoded by the exons ATGGAGAAAGATCGTGAGGAAAAAACACCAAGTACTGATCTGTCAGGGGATTTTGACATGATTGTTAATGAAATTAAcgaatttattaatattttagaagTGAGGGGCCAAGAACTAGAACAACAACAAGCTGAAGAAAATCGTCAACAATCCCAACATCAAACTGAATCAGAAGAAAGTGAAGAATGTGACACTCCTCCTTTTCAGTCGGCTCGAAATACTATTATACTTGTTGAAAACAACGAGGAACCAATATATGAAACATGTCACAATGAGCAAGAGAACCCTTATGAAGCTATCCCAGCATTAGCTCACTTAGCAACAGTTACAGCATCAACAAGTTCTCCTGCTAAAAGTCAAAAGCCAGAGTTAAAACCAAAgccaaaacatttactaaaaatGGTAGAGCCAAGCTCACAGAACCCTAAAAGGGTCAAGGCACTACATAACTTCTCTGGATCAAATAATGATGAG CTATGTTTCAACAAAGGGGACATCATAACAGTGACACAGATGGTTGAAGGAGGTTGGTGGGAAGGTACACTGAATGGTAAAACTGGATGGTTTCCTAACAACTATACCAAAGAAATTAAATCTG ataTTGCCAACAGATCTTCAATAACTAAAGGGCCAGACATGGGAGTATATAAGAGAGAAAGTACACAGTTATACCACAATGTT GTTTTTCAGAATCTGATAGAAACAGAGAAAACCCATGTACAGGAAATGACAATGGTACTACAGAACTACATACATCCTTTACAGAATTCTGGCAT attAACTCCTGTGGAGTACACTAAACTAGTAGGAAATTTAGATGACATATTAGCATTCCAAAACAATTTTCTATCTTCAATAGAAGACTGTATGAA ACAATTACCTCATTTAAGAAGAATTGGTGGtgtttttatgaaacatgctcCAAGattaaaagaattatatttagaatattgtTCCAATCATCCTAGAGCTGTAGCTATTGTTCAGAGTAAAAG agatgaattaaataaatatatggaGCAGGATGGTGCTCCGCCTGGTGCTATGATCTTAACCACAAATTTATATAAACCTTTCACACGACTAGATAAATATCCCAGCCTTCTCAAAGAATTAGAGAGACACATAGAG GAAAGTCATGTAGACAGAGGGGATACCCAGAGAGCTATAGCTATTTATAGAGACGTATCA aatGCTTGTATGGAAATAAGAAAAGTGAAAGAAATggaatatgaaatattaactaGTGCAATTAAAGGTTGGGAAGGGGAG GAGATGTCAAAGTTTGGTGAAGTACTACATTTATCCCAAGTTCATGTATTCACATCTTCTGGAGAAAAGTATGacagaatatttgttttatttcctaACATGCTGGTCATGTTATCAATGAGTCCAAGATTAAGTGGTTATACTTATGAG GGACAAATTCCACTCAGTGGTCTAAATGTAAGCACATGTGATGATGAGGAAAATTTTCCAAATAGTTTTGAAATTTCAG GGAACATGATAGAGAAAATTACAGTAACATGTGGAACTAATACTGAAGTAAAAGCATGGTTAGACCATTTAAAACAGCAGGCTAACTATACCTCAGGGACAACCAAACCACAAAGTCTTCAA atctCAACTTCACAACCTAGTATTAGTTTGTTAACGAAGGCAAAAACTGCCATGGTAACACATTCCACATGGTCAATGTCATGTCTACGACCTTCACCACCTCTCAGACAGATTccatataataaagaagatggCATCAGAAGTCCAAGAATGGGCAGAAAACCAGTCCGACGAAAACCAG TGAGAACACATTCTCAGGATGAGTATGACTTTAAATCCAGATGGCGACAGT atgaccCTAGAACAATGGAAGAAGATTCCTTAATTTTACGAGTGATAGAAGCTTATTGTACCAGTGCTAAGACGAGGAATACAGTTAATTCAT CTGTAACTAAAGAAAGGTTCACTCTTGTGAGGCCATTACCTAAACCAAATCTTACTCCTATCAAAGAGACAGGTTCACAAGACACAGTTTTGCAAG TGCCTTTGAAGGAAGTGATCAACATAGTTAAGCCTATGCCAACAGATAGATATGTTCGACGAGATGTTGGTACTCAAG CTATACTGATGAATCCTCATGTGTTGATAGCTGAAGAAGAAAAGATAATAGTGGACGATGGAGGGGACCCAACCATGTTACAAGAAAA GTCACTTGTGGATACAGTTTACTCATTAAAAGATCAGGTCAAAGCTTTAGAAACA GAACATAAGAGAATGAAGAGAGATTTAGAAGAAGAAACAAAAGCTAGAAAAAGATTAGAGACTAACATGAAAAAGTTTATTAAAACTAGAACAGATATGCTGGATGAAAATCTTATGTGA